Proteins from one Candidatus Hydrogenedentota bacterium genomic window:
- the glpQ gene encoding glycerophosphodiester phosphodiesterase, giving the protein MIVRILIAAAVAVSAVAQSKIVIAHRGASGYVPEHTLEAYAMAHAMGADYIEPDVVLTKDKVFICLHDIHLEGTTNVEQVFPDRKRADGKWYAADFTLAEIKQLGAHERLKNRFPQDKSSFQVPAFAEMIELVQGLNKTTGREAGIYPELKEPAWHRDNGLPMEEAFLELVTQYGYSGEDAKIFVQCFEPSPLKRMRADLKSDLPQIQLMGGQREFAPMMTNEGLAEIATYANGIGPDIGTVEKSPDLVARAHAAKLLVHPYTLRKDSLPPKYTAFDNAANQFYNVYGVDGLFTDHADLAIQFLKRPAK; this is encoded by the coding sequence ATGATTGTACGCATTCTCATAGCGGCCGCTGTCGCGGTCAGCGCGGTTGCCCAATCGAAGATCGTCATCGCGCATAGGGGCGCGTCGGGGTATGTGCCGGAGCACACGCTCGAGGCGTATGCGATGGCGCATGCAATGGGCGCGGACTACATCGAGCCGGACGTCGTGCTGACGAAGGACAAAGTCTTCATCTGCCTGCACGACATTCATCTCGAAGGAACAACAAACGTCGAGCAGGTGTTTCCGGATCGCAAGCGAGCGGACGGCAAGTGGTATGCGGCGGACTTCACGCTCGCGGAGATCAAGCAACTCGGCGCGCACGAGCGGTTGAAGAACCGGTTCCCGCAGGACAAATCGTCATTCCAGGTGCCTGCGTTTGCGGAGATGATCGAACTCGTGCAGGGACTCAACAAGACAACGGGCCGCGAAGCGGGAATCTATCCCGAGTTAAAGGAACCGGCGTGGCATCGCGACAACGGCCTGCCGATGGAAGAGGCGTTTCTCGAACTCGTGACGCAGTACGGCTACTCCGGCGAGGACGCAAAAATCTTCGTACAGTGTTTCGAGCCGAGTCCTTTGAAGCGCATGCGCGCCGACCTGAAGTCTGACTTGCCGCAGATTCAACTCATGGGTGGTCAAAGAGAGTTTGCGCCGATGATGACCAACGAGGGACTCGCGGAAATCGCCACATACGCCAACGGCATCGGTCCCGATATCGGCACCGTTGAGAAATCCCCCGACCTCGTCGCGCGCGCACACGCAGCGAAATTGCTTGTCCATCCCTACACGCTGCGGAAGGATTCGCTGCCGCCGAAGTACACCGCATTCGACAATGCCGCGAATCAGTTCTACAATGTGTACGGTGTGGATGGACTTTTCACCGATCACGCGGATTTGGCGATTCAATTCCTGAAGCGGCCGGCGAAATAG